A part of Aquibium oceanicum genomic DNA contains:
- the deoC gene encoding deoxyribose-phosphate aldolase: MRTGEPVAAAAGPVKLHQPHARNDGTPLNADWFDAAEVNLSAAERRAATIGTRRTVKKQWQAAWLVKAIQCIDLTTLTGDDTPGRVERLCAKARHPLRDDLVEALGLTGRRLTTGAVCVYPSMVRTAVKALDGSGIPVASVATGFPAGLTPFEQRLAEIRYAVAEGAQEIDIVITRAHVLTGNWQALYDETRRMREACGEAHMKAILATGELKTLTNVYRASMVTMMAGSDFIKTSTGMEGVNATLPVSLVMVRAIRDYLALSGLRVGFKPAGGIRAAKDALTWLFLMKEELGRDWLEPELFRFGASGLLTDIERQIEHFVTGRYSSADRHGMA, translated from the coding sequence ATGAGAACCGGAGAGCCCGTCGCCGCGGCGGCCGGGCCGGTGAAGCTTCACCAGCCGCACGCGCGCAACGACGGGACGCCGCTCAACGCCGACTGGTTCGACGCCGCCGAGGTGAACCTGTCGGCCGCCGAACGCCGCGCCGCGACCATCGGCACGCGGCGCACCGTGAAGAAGCAGTGGCAGGCGGCATGGCTGGTCAAGGCGATCCAGTGCATCGACCTGACGACACTGACCGGTGACGATACGCCCGGCCGCGTCGAGCGGCTCTGCGCCAAGGCGCGCCATCCGCTGCGCGACGATCTCGTCGAGGCGCTGGGGCTGACCGGGCGGCGGCTGACGACGGGCGCGGTCTGCGTCTATCCGTCCATGGTGCGCACGGCGGTAAAGGCGCTCGACGGCAGCGGCATTCCCGTCGCCTCGGTGGCGACCGGCTTTCCCGCCGGCCTCACGCCGTTCGAGCAGCGGCTGGCCGAAATCCGCTACGCGGTCGCGGAGGGCGCGCAGGAGATCGACATCGTCATCACCCGCGCCCATGTGCTGACCGGCAACTGGCAGGCGCTCTACGACGAGACGCGCCGCATGCGCGAGGCCTGCGGCGAAGCGCACATGAAGGCGATCCTGGCCACGGGCGAGTTGAAGACGCTGACCAACGTCTACCGCGCCTCGATGGTGACGATGATGGCCGGCTCCGACTTCATCAAGACCTCGACGGGCATGGAGGGTGTCAACGCGACCCTGCCGGTCAGCCTCGTGATGGTGCGGGCGATCCGCGACTATCTGGCGCTTTCGGGACTGCGCGTCGGCTTCAAGCCGGCCGGCGGCATCCGTGCGGCGAAGGACGCGCTCACCTGGCTGTTCCTGATGAAGGAGGAACTCGGGCGCGACTGGCTGGAGCCGGAGCTCTTCCGCTTCGGGGCCAGCGGGCTGTTGACCGACATCGAGCGGCAGATCGAGCACTTCGTCACCGGGCGCTATTCGTCCGCCGACCGGCACGGGATGGCGTGA
- a CDS encoding ABC transporter ATP-binding protein, with the protein MAQAAIELKGINKSFGAVRANRDIDIEIAQGTIHGIIGENGAGKSTLMSILYGFYQADSGEIFVKGEKASIHTPNDAIAAGIGMVHQHFMLVENFTVLENIILGAEGASLLNKGIARARSELQRLEKEYGLEVDPDAVIEQLPVGLQQRVEILKALYRGAEILILDEPTGVLTPPEADHLFRILRMLKDQGKTIVLITHKLREIMAVTDNVSVMRQGTIVATRKTASTTVEELAELMVGRRVLLQVEKGAAKPGDFKLSVKNLTVKDGRGVTMVDDVSFDVRAGEIVGIAGVAGNGQSELIEAIAGTRKAETGSVTMDGNPIDVTGTADPAELRKRGLAHVPEDRHHVGLVLPFEENENAILGYHDDPKFLNGAFLNIDAIRGDAREKIEKYDIRPADCRLRTANFSGGNQQKIVLAREMENDPGVLIVGQPTRGVDVGAIEFIHKQLIAMRDQGKAVLLISVELDEIRSLSDRILVMFDGRIVGERGPDATEGELGLLMAGVEAQEAAE; encoded by the coding sequence ATGGCGCAAGCTGCAATCGAACTCAAAGGCATCAACAAGAGCTTCGGCGCGGTTCGCGCCAACCGCGACATCGACATCGAGATCGCGCAGGGCACGATCCACGGCATCATCGGGGAGAACGGCGCCGGCAAGTCGACGCTGATGTCGATCCTCTACGGCTTCTACCAGGCCGACAGCGGCGAGATCTTCGTCAAGGGCGAGAAGGCTTCGATCCATACACCGAACGACGCCATCGCCGCCGGCATCGGCATGGTGCACCAGCACTTCATGCTGGTGGAGAACTTCACGGTGCTGGAAAACATCATCCTGGGCGCGGAAGGCGCCTCGCTGCTCAACAAGGGCATTGCCCGGGCGCGGTCTGAACTGCAGCGGCTGGAGAAGGAATACGGGCTCGAGGTCGATCCCGACGCGGTGATCGAGCAGCTGCCGGTCGGCCTGCAGCAGCGCGTCGAGATCCTGAAGGCGCTCTACCGCGGGGCGGAGATCCTGATCCTCGACGAGCCGACGGGCGTGCTGACGCCGCCCGAGGCGGACCACCTGTTCCGCATCCTGCGCATGCTGAAGGACCAGGGCAAGACGATCGTCCTCATCACCCACAAGCTGCGCGAGATCATGGCGGTGACCGACAACGTCTCGGTCATGCGGCAGGGCACGATCGTGGCGACGCGCAAGACGGCCTCGACGACGGTGGAGGAACTGGCCGAACTGATGGTCGGTCGTCGCGTGCTGCTGCAGGTGGAAAAGGGCGCGGCCAAGCCCGGCGATTTCAAGCTGTCGGTCAAGAACCTGACGGTGAAGGACGGGCGCGGCGTCACCATGGTGGACGACGTGTCGTTCGACGTGCGCGCCGGCGAGATCGTCGGCATCGCGGGCGTCGCCGGCAACGGACAGTCCGAGCTGATCGAGGCGATTGCCGGCACGCGCAAGGCGGAAACCGGATCGGTGACCATGGACGGCAATCCGATCGACGTGACCGGCACGGCCGATCCCGCCGAACTGCGCAAGCGCGGGCTGGCGCACGTGCCGGAGGACCGGCACCATGTCGGGCTGGTGCTGCCCTTCGAGGAGAACGAGAACGCGATCCTGGGCTACCACGACGACCCGAAATTCCTGAACGGCGCGTTTCTGAACATCGACGCGATCCGCGGCGACGCGCGCGAGAAGATCGAGAAGTACGACATCCGCCCGGCCGACTGCCGGCTGCGCACGGCGAATTTTTCCGGCGGCAACCAGCAGAAGATCGTGCTGGCGCGCGAGATGGAGAACGATCCGGGCGTATTGATCGTCGGCCAGCCGACGCGCGGCGTCGACGTCGGCGCGATCGAGTTCATCCACAAGCAGCTGATCGCCATGCGCGACCAGGGCAAGGCGGTGCTGCTCATCTCCGTCGAACTCGACGAGATCCGCTCGCTGTCGGACCGCATCCTGGTGATGTTCGACGGCCGCATCGTCGGCGAGCGCGGGCCGGACGCGACCGAGGGCGAGCTCGGCCTGCTGATGGCCGGCGTCGAAGCGCAGGAGGCGGCGGAGTAG
- a CDS encoding ABC transporter permease, with the protein MDTIVQLLDATIRLSVPLLLACLAGLYSERSGIFDIGLEGKMLAGAFAAGAAAAVSGSAWMGLGVAILVSGMLALVHGFASITNRGNQIVSGVAINFIAAGATVILGQGWFHQGGRTPSLPPEGRFGAIDLPGAEAVRGVPVLGPIYSDIISGHSLLAYFAFFMVPFTWWVLFRSRFGLRLRAVGENPAAVDTAGISVTWLRYRAVMITGVLTGFAGTYLALAMNAGFVKDMTAGRGFIALAALIFAKWKPVNAMFACLLFGFLDAFAIRYQGTEFPLIGRVPVQLMQALPYILTVILLAGFIGRAIPPKAGGVAYVKER; encoded by the coding sequence ATGGATACGATCGTCCAGCTTCTCGACGCCACCATCCGGCTATCGGTGCCGCTGCTGCTCGCCTGCCTGGCGGGGCTCTATTCGGAGCGGTCCGGCATATTCGACATCGGGCTCGAGGGCAAGATGCTCGCCGGCGCCTTCGCCGCGGGCGCGGCGGCGGCGGTCAGCGGGTCCGCCTGGATGGGGCTCGGCGTGGCGATCCTCGTCTCGGGCATGCTGGCGCTGGTGCACGGCTTCGCCTCCATCACCAACCGCGGCAACCAGATCGTGTCGGGCGTGGCGATCAACTTCATCGCAGCGGGGGCCACCGTCATCCTGGGCCAGGGCTGGTTCCACCAGGGCGGACGAACGCCCTCCCTTCCGCCGGAAGGGCGCTTCGGGGCGATCGATCTTCCCGGCGCAGAGGCGGTGCGCGGCGTGCCGGTGCTGGGGCCGATCTATTCCGACATCATCTCGGGGCACTCGCTGCTCGCCTACTTCGCCTTCTTCATGGTGCCGTTCACCTGGTGGGTGCTGTTCCGCAGCCGCTTCGGGCTGCGCCTGCGCGCCGTCGGCGAGAACCCGGCCGCCGTCGACACGGCCGGCATCTCGGTGACCTGGCTGCGCTACCGCGCGGTGATGATCACCGGCGTGCTGACCGGTTTCGCCGGCACCTATCTGGCGCTCGCCATGAATGCCGGCTTCGTGAAGGACATGACGGCGGGGCGCGGCTTCATCGCGCTGGCGGCGCTGATCTTCGCCAAGTGGAAACCGGTGAACGCCATGTTCGCCTGCCTCCTGTTCGGCTTCCTCGACGCCTTCGCCATCCGCTACCAGGGAACGGAATTCCCGCTGATCGGCCGCGTGCCGGTGCAACTCATGCAGGCCCTGCCCTACATCCTCACCGTGATCCTTCTTGCGGGGTTCATCGGAAGGGCGATCCCGCCGAAGGCAGGCGGGGTGGCGTATGTGAAGGAGAGATAG
- the cdd gene encoding cytidine deaminase, whose translation MSTSPSHDLFEAARAAMAKAYAPYSKFPVGAAIRTSDGRVFAGANIEVASYPEGWCAETTALAHFIMDGGGEIAEVAVVAERMAQVTPCGGCRQRLAEFARPETRLHLCNEQGIVKTTTLGAMLPLGFQGDILK comes from the coding sequence ATGTCCACTTCGCCATCCCACGACCTCTTCGAAGCCGCCAGGGCGGCGATGGCCAAGGCCTATGCTCCTTATTCGAAGTTTCCGGTCGGGGCCGCCATCCGTACCAGCGACGGCCGGGTGTTCGCGGGCGCCAACATCGAGGTCGCGTCCTATCCGGAAGGCTGGTGCGCGGAGACGACGGCACTCGCCCATTTCATCATGGATGGAGGCGGCGAGATCGCCGAGGTGGCGGTGGTGGCGGAGCGCATGGCGCAGGTAACGCCTTGCGGCGGTTGCCGCCAGCGGCTTGCGGAGTTCGCCCGGCCGGAGACGAGGCTGCATTTGTGCAACGAGCAGGGTATAGTCAAAACCACGACGCTGGGCGCCATGTTGCCGCTCGGTTTCCAGGGAGACATCCTGAAATGA
- a CDS encoding aldehyde dehydrogenase family protein, producing MNEIVNILDTMEYGPAPEEDGHVRAWLARHGGRFGQFIDGKLTKPGKETFAVNNPADGEKLADVAEAGEKEVDAAVKAATSAFAKWSGLTGTERARHLYAIARQVQKHARFLAVLESLDNGKPIRETRDIDVPLVARHFYHHAGWAELRDEEFPDHVPAGVCGQIIPWNFPLLMLAWKVAPALAAGCTMVLKSAEHTPLTAIAFAEICAEAGLPAGVFNLVNGGGKTGALVAGHDGLAKLAFTGSTEVGRILRRQTAGTGKKLSLELGGKSPFIVFDTADIDAAVEGVVDAIWFNQGEVCCAGSRAIVQEGIAEKFHAKLKARMETLRVGPPLDKSTDIGAVVAPVQIASIRAKVEAGVKEGASLWQPSWANDDFTKAMEKGCFYPPSLFTGVSPASSLAQEEIFGPVLVSMTFRTPGEAVTLANNSRYGLAASIWSQNLDVAFDAARKVKAGVVWINSTNLFDAAVGFGGYKESGFGREGGREGMLEYLVPAWEKKAKAAPAATPLPAPVPVDDDAGPGGARASLDRTVKLYVGGKQARPDSGYSYPVVDAKGRLITEAGYGNRKDIRNAVEAARKADAWSDMTGHARAQVLWFLAENLELRSEEFAARIAQMTGASQKQAGREVAASVARIIHYASRADKYDGRVRAPQARMLALALPEPFEVIGISCPDEAPLLGFVSLVAPAIAVGNRVVVTPSQHHPLAACDLYQVLDTSDVPGGVVNIVTGDRDQLASVMAKHDDIAACWYFGSAEGSAMVERESAGNLKATWVNNGKARDWYDGGQGQGQGEEFLFRATRIKSIWTPFGV from the coding sequence ATGAACGAGATCGTGAACATCCTCGACACAATGGAATACGGTCCGGCACCCGAGGAGGACGGCCATGTCCGCGCCTGGCTGGCGCGCCACGGCGGGCGGTTCGGCCAGTTCATCGACGGCAAGCTGACGAAGCCCGGCAAGGAGACCTTCGCGGTCAACAACCCGGCGGACGGCGAGAAGCTGGCCGACGTGGCAGAGGCCGGCGAGAAGGAGGTCGACGCCGCCGTGAAGGCCGCGACGTCGGCCTTCGCCAAGTGGTCGGGCCTGACCGGGACCGAGCGGGCGCGGCATCTCTACGCCATCGCGCGGCAGGTTCAGAAGCATGCGCGGTTTCTCGCCGTGCTGGAGAGCCTGGACAACGGCAAGCCGATCCGCGAGACGCGCGACATCGACGTGCCGCTGGTGGCGCGGCATTTCTACCACCACGCCGGCTGGGCGGAGTTGCGCGACGAGGAGTTTCCCGACCATGTGCCGGCAGGCGTGTGCGGGCAGATCATCCCGTGGAATTTTCCGCTGCTGATGCTGGCCTGGAAGGTGGCGCCGGCGCTGGCGGCGGGCTGCACCATGGTGCTGAAATCGGCCGAGCATACGCCGCTGACCGCGATCGCCTTCGCCGAGATCTGCGCCGAGGCGGGACTGCCGGCGGGCGTGTTCAACCTGGTCAACGGCGGCGGCAAGACCGGCGCACTGGTGGCCGGACACGATGGGCTGGCGAAGCTCGCCTTCACCGGCTCGACCGAGGTGGGCCGCATCCTGCGGCGCCAGACGGCGGGGACCGGCAAGAAGCTGTCGCTCGAACTCGGCGGCAAGTCGCCCTTCATCGTCTTCGACACGGCCGATATCGACGCCGCGGTCGAGGGCGTGGTCGATGCGATCTGGTTCAACCAGGGCGAGGTGTGCTGCGCCGGTTCGCGCGCCATCGTTCAGGAAGGCATCGCGGAAAAATTCCATGCCAAGCTGAAGGCGCGCATGGAGACGCTTCGGGTCGGTCCGCCGCTCGACAAGTCGACCGACATCGGCGCGGTGGTGGCGCCGGTGCAGATCGCCTCGATCCGGGCCAAGGTCGAGGCCGGGGTGAAGGAAGGGGCGAGCCTCTGGCAGCCGTCCTGGGCCAACGACGACTTCACCAAGGCGATGGAAAAGGGTTGCTTCTATCCGCCGAGCCTGTTCACCGGCGTGTCGCCGGCATCGAGCCTGGCGCAGGAGGAAATCTTCGGGCCGGTGCTGGTCTCGATGACGTTCCGCACGCCGGGCGAGGCCGTGACGCTCGCCAACAACAGCCGCTATGGGCTTGCGGCGTCGATCTGGTCGCAGAACCTCGACGTCGCCTTCGACGCGGCGCGCAAGGTGAAAGCCGGCGTGGTGTGGATCAACTCGACCAACCTGTTCGACGCGGCGGTGGGCTTCGGCGGCTATAAGGAGAGCGGCTTCGGGCGCGAGGGCGGCCGCGAGGGCATGCTCGAATATCTGGTGCCTGCCTGGGAAAAGAAGGCGAAGGCTGCCCCCGCCGCGACGCCGCTGCCGGCGCCGGTCCCGGTCGACGACGACGCCGGACCGGGCGGCGCGCGCGCGAGCCTCGACCGCACGGTAAAGCTCTATGTCGGCGGCAAGCAGGCGCGGCCGGATTCGGGCTACTCCTATCCCGTGGTCGACGCCAAGGGGCGGCTGATCACCGAGGCGGGCTACGGCAACCGCAAGGACATCCGCAACGCGGTGGAGGCGGCGCGCAAGGCGGACGCCTGGTCGGACATGACCGGGCATGCGCGCGCGCAGGTGCTGTGGTTCCTGGCCGAGAACCTCGAACTGCGATCGGAGGAGTTCGCCGCGCGGATCGCGCAGATGACGGGCGCGTCGCAAAAGCAGGCGGGCCGCGAAGTGGCGGCTTCGGTGGCGCGGATCATCCATTACGCGTCTCGCGCCGACAAGTATGACGGCCGCGTGCGCGCGCCGCAGGCCCGCATGCTGGCGCTGGCGCTGCCGGAGCCGTTTGAGGTGATCGGCATATCCTGTCCCGACGAGGCGCCGCTGCTCGGTTTCGTGTCGCTGGTCGCGCCGGCGATCGCCGTGGGCAACCGGGTCGTCGTCACGCCTTCGCAGCACCATCCGCTGGCGGCCTGCGACCTCTACCAAGTGCTCGACACGTCGGACGTGCCGGGCGGCGTGGTCAACATCGTCACCGGCGACCGTGACCAGTTGGCAAGCGTGATGGCGAAGCACGACGACATCGCCGCCTGCTGGTATTTCGGTTCGGCGGAGGGGTCCGCGATGGTGGAACGCGAGTCGGCGGGCAATCTGAAGGCCACGTGGGTGAACAACGGCAAGGCGCGCGACTGGTACGACGGGGGCCAGGGCCAAGGCCAGGGCGAGGAGTTCCTGTTCCGGGCGACGCGCATCAAGTCGATCTGGACACCGTTCGGGGTGTGA
- a CDS encoding ABC transporter permease produces MATPYAKLPAWADYGLIPLINLVVAFLVAGLVVLLVGESPIQAATLLIKGAFGSGAGIGYTLYYATSFIFTGLAVAVAFHCGLFNIGGEGQAYVGGLGVALVCLGFDSVFPWWINFPLAIIGSAAIGAFWAMIPAYLQAKRGSHIVITTIMFNFIAASLMVYLLVGPLKPLNSMAPQTRTFAADAHLPKLDWLLEMFGATIRSTPLNLSFLLALVMAVAVWALIWRTRLGYEIRTMGFSPKAARYAGIGEARIIVITMMISGGLAGMMALNPVMGDQHRLQLDFVTGAGFVGIAVALMGRSHPAGIVPAAILFGMLYQGGAEISFVMPNISRDMIVIIQGLVILFAGALEHMFRPAVQAAFASLSPRSMGMGTAGREGT; encoded by the coding sequence ATGGCGACACCCTACGCGAAGCTGCCGGCCTGGGCCGATTACGGCCTGATCCCGCTCATCAATCTCGTCGTCGCCTTCCTCGTGGCGGGGCTCGTCGTGCTGCTCGTCGGCGAAAGCCCGATTCAGGCCGCCACGCTGCTGATCAAGGGCGCCTTCGGCTCGGGGGCCGGCATCGGCTACACGCTCTACTACGCGACGAGCTTCATCTTCACGGGGCTCGCGGTCGCGGTCGCCTTCCACTGCGGCCTGTTCAACATCGGCGGCGAAGGCCAGGCCTATGTCGGCGGGCTGGGGGTGGCGCTGGTGTGCCTCGGCTTCGACTCGGTGTTTCCCTGGTGGATCAACTTTCCGCTGGCGATCATCGGCAGCGCTGCGATCGGCGCCTTCTGGGCGATGATCCCGGCCTATCTGCAGGCCAAGCGCGGCAGCCACATCGTCATCACGACGATCATGTTCAACTTCATCGCGGCCAGCCTGATGGTCTACCTGCTGGTCGGCCCGCTGAAGCCGCTGAACTCAATGGCGCCGCAGACGCGCACCTTCGCGGCCGACGCGCACCTGCCCAAGCTCGACTGGCTGCTGGAAATGTTCGGCGCGACGATCCGCTCGACGCCGCTCAACCTCTCCTTCCTGCTTGCGCTGGTGATGGCCGTGGCGGTGTGGGCGCTGATCTGGCGCACCAGGCTGGGCTACGAGATCCGCACCATGGGCTTCAGCCCGAAGGCGGCACGCTACGCCGGCATCGGCGAGGCACGCATCATCGTCATCACCATGATGATCTCCGGCGGCCTGGCCGGCATGATGGCGCTGAACCCCGTCATGGGCGACCAGCACCGGTTGCAGCTCGACTTCGTCACCGGTGCCGGCTTCGTCGGGATCGCGGTGGCGCTGATGGGACGCTCGCACCCGGCCGGCATCGTGCCGGCGGCGATCCTGTTCGGCATGCTCTACCAGGGCGGGGCGGAAATCTCCTTCGTCATGCCCAACATCTCGCGCGACATGATCGTCATCATCCAGGGACTGGTGATCCTGTTCGCCGGCGCGCTGGAGCACATGTTCCGGCCCGCCGTGCAGGCGGCGTTCGCGAGCCTGAGCCCGCGCTCGATGGGCATGGGCACGGCAGGGCGGGAGGGGACCTGA
- a CDS encoding purine-nucleoside phosphorylase: MKTAVDHLVEKLNGLAPEIALVLGSGLGGLVEEVSDPVRVLYGDLPGFPKSGVSGHAGEIVGGLFSGVPVLMLAGRSHYYEHGNAAAMRPALEALAGVGIRKLMLTNAAGSLRPEMGPGSVMLITDHINFSGSNPLFGEPTDRRFVGLTGAYDADMRGALEKAAADTDTPLNQGVYMWFSGPSFETPAEIRMARTFGADAVGMSTVPEVILGRFLGLRVAACSVITNLAAGMTGAELSHQETKDMAPQGGARLATILRKAIGDL; encoded by the coding sequence ATGAAGACCGCGGTCGACCATCTCGTCGAGAAGCTGAACGGGCTGGCGCCCGAGATCGCGCTCGTGCTCGGATCGGGACTTGGCGGCCTGGTCGAGGAGGTTTCGGACCCGGTGCGGGTGCTATACGGCGATCTGCCAGGCTTTCCGAAGAGCGGAGTCTCTGGCCATGCGGGCGAGATCGTCGGCGGATTGTTTTCGGGCGTGCCGGTGCTGATGCTGGCGGGACGCTCCCACTACTACGAGCACGGCAACGCGGCCGCCATGCGCCCGGCGCTGGAGGCGCTGGCCGGCGTGGGGATCAGGAAACTGATGCTGACCAACGCCGCCGGATCGCTGCGCCCCGAAATGGGGCCGGGTTCGGTGATGCTGATAACAGATCACATCAATTTCTCGGGCTCGAATCCCCTGTTCGGGGAGCCGACCGACCGGCGCTTCGTCGGCCTGACCGGCGCGTACGACGCCGACATGCGCGGCGCGCTGGAAAAGGCCGCGGCGGACACCGACACGCCGCTGAACCAGGGCGTCTACATGTGGTTTTCGGGCCCCTCCTTCGAGACGCCGGCCGAAATCCGCATGGCGCGCACTTTCGGCGCCGACGCGGTGGGCATGTCGACCGTGCCGGAGGTGATCCTCGGCCGCTTCCTCGGCCTGCGCGTCGCCGCCTGTTCGGTCATCACCAACCTCGCCGCCGGCATGACCGGCGCGGAACTGTCGCATCAGGAGACGAAGGACATGGCGCCGCAAGGCGGCGCCCGCCTCGCCACGATCCTGCGCAAGGCGATCGGAGACCTTTGA